One Actinomyces marmotae DNA window includes the following coding sequences:
- a CDS encoding DNA polymerase III subunit gamma and tau gives MTTALYRRYRPDAFQDVIGQDHVTAPLMAALRGDRVTHAYLFSGPRGCGKTTSARILARCLNCEQAPTDTPCGVCPSCRDLATGGPGSLDVVEIDAASHNGVDDARDLRERAAFAPARDRYKIFILDEAHMVTPQGFNALLKLVEEPPAHVKFIFATTEPEKVIGTIRSRTHHYPFRLVPPDTLEDYLGQLCRSERVEVGPGVFPLVTRAGGGSVRDTLSVMDQLIGGAIDGAVDYERAVALLGYTDVTLLDSCVDAIAGADGAGVFRVVDRVIASGHDPRRFVEDLLQRLRDLLVIALAGPEAGPALGSLPADQLARMEVQARTVGAAGLSRAADLTAQALGQMVGATSPRLQLELLMARLLIPSQRAGAAEGPTARTGTAGTPGLPGRPSGVGQPGGAPGGAAQAPQAGSGRELAAQIAQRAASAVQGPSAPSAPGAPAAPAVPAQSVAQPAAAQEPEPARPIAIDWEAPAAPGRGAGAPAAPAASAASQAASAPMAPSAAEPSAPIDGWGEAARPGAPSAPSDASHSVAPSAPAAPAGPGAADAEMLRARWEEVLDAAKRSRRATWALVGPNAQPGPISGGTLTLLFSAPGLVGAFDNGGHGPILAAAIHQALGLELQVSAVVAGGDGAGPAGPAGQGGGPSRGPGSPGGPGGPGGPDRASAPRGPRGAQSAPAAPAGRPSRQAAPTAWDEPAPFGPEPPMGEAPEPPRGLNPESSAPGRGGAPSSPSGSAPSPGEPSAPAPPSAPVPPARAVGDDGWGEVAIPGGALAAAKSEPVSPAAAPRAEPPASAPRPSAAPVGSAWDAPPPEAPAEPAAVPAPDSPSLEDDAPLATVHRLHALPEIPRPTVNWDGPSSFSDGVPIPDEPADEGAAPEDADTWTPAPSVSAAVAAARAAARGQALPGQNRSGQAGAAAGTSALGAPGGAGAPAVSPEDDTPSEDDEDAEEAGVVGLEVVKRLLGATVLEEVTVTQEGR, from the coding sequence GTGACCACCGCGCTCTACCGCCGCTACCGCCCGGACGCCTTCCAGGACGTCATCGGGCAGGACCACGTGACCGCCCCCCTCATGGCGGCCCTGCGCGGCGACCGCGTCACCCATGCCTACCTCTTCTCCGGCCCGCGCGGCTGCGGCAAGACCACCTCTGCCCGCATCCTCGCCCGCTGTCTCAACTGCGAGCAGGCCCCCACCGACACCCCCTGCGGGGTCTGCCCCTCCTGTCGTGACCTGGCCACCGGCGGCCCCGGCAGCCTCGACGTCGTCGAGATCGACGCCGCGTCCCACAACGGCGTCGACGACGCCCGCGACCTGCGCGAGCGCGCCGCCTTCGCCCCCGCCCGGGACCGCTACAAGATCTTCATTCTCGACGAGGCCCACATGGTCACCCCCCAGGGCTTCAACGCCCTGCTCAAGCTCGTCGAGGAGCCCCCGGCGCACGTGAAGTTCATCTTCGCCACCACCGAGCCGGAGAAGGTCATCGGCACGATCCGCTCGCGCACCCACCACTACCCCTTCCGCCTTGTCCCGCCGGACACGCTCGAGGACTACCTGGGCCAGCTCTGTCGGTCGGAGCGCGTCGAGGTGGGGCCGGGGGTCTTCCCGCTCGTCACGCGCGCGGGTGGGGGCAGCGTGCGCGACACCCTGTCCGTCATGGACCAGCTCATCGGCGGCGCCATCGACGGCGCTGTCGACTACGAGCGCGCCGTCGCCCTCCTGGGGTACACGGACGTCACCCTCCTGGACAGTTGCGTGGATGCCATCGCCGGGGCCGACGGCGCGGGTGTCTTCCGCGTCGTGGACCGGGTGATCGCCTCCGGGCACGACCCGCGCAGGTTCGTCGAGGACCTCCTCCAGCGGCTGCGCGACCTACTCGTCATCGCCCTGGCCGGCCCCGAGGCAGGGCCCGCGCTGGGCTCCCTGCCCGCGGACCAGTTGGCGCGCATGGAGGTCCAGGCCCGCACCGTCGGCGCCGCCGGCCTCTCCCGCGCGGCCGACCTCACGGCCCAGGCCCTCGGCCAGATGGTCGGCGCCACCTCTCCGAGGCTCCAGCTCGAACTCCTCATGGCGCGCCTGCTCATCCCATCCCAGCGCGCTGGTGCGGCGGAGGGCCCGACGGCGCGCACGGGCACCGCTGGAACGCCTGGGCTACCAGGGCGGCCGAGCGGCGTGGGCCAGCCGGGCGGCGCACCCGGTGGGGCGGCACAGGCCCCCCAGGCCGGCTCAGGCCGGGAGCTGGCCGCCCAGATCGCGCAGCGCGCGGCCTCAGCGGTCCAGGGGCCATCGGCGCCCTCCGCTCCCGGTGCGCCTGCCGCGCCAGCTGTGCCCGCCCAGAGCGTCGCCCAACCCGCGGCTGCGCAAGAGCCGGAGCCCGCCCGGCCGATCGCCATCGACTGGGAGGCCCCGGCAGCGCCCGGCAGGGGCGCAGGTGCGCCAGCCGCCCCCGCGGCTTCCGCCGCCTCCCAGGCGGCGAGCGCGCCCATGGCGCCCTCGGCCGCGGAGCCATCGGCTCCCATCGATGGCTGGGGTGAGGCGGCCCGGCCCGGAGCGCCGTCCGCCCCCTCCGACGCATCCCACTCAGTCGCGCCATCGGCTCCCGCCGCGCCAGCCGGCCCCGGCGCCGCTGATGCCGAGATGCTGCGCGCGCGCTGGGAGGAAGTGCTCGACGCGGCGAAGCGCTCGCGCCGCGCCACGTGGGCGCTCGTCGGCCCCAACGCCCAGCCGGGGCCCATCAGTGGTGGCACCCTCACGCTCCTGTTCTCCGCGCCCGGTCTCGTCGGCGCCTTCGATAACGGTGGGCACGGTCCCATCCTCGCCGCTGCCATCCACCAGGCCCTCGGCCTCGAGCTCCAGGTGAGCGCCGTCGTCGCCGGCGGTGATGGGGCGGGCCCAGCAGGCCCGGCCGGGCAGGGTGGTGGGCCCAGCCGAGGCCCCGGCAGCCCGGGAGGCCCCGGGGGCCCGGGAGGCCCGGACCGCGCCTCGGCGCCGCGCGGTCCGCGCGGCGCCCAGAGCGCCCCCGCCGCCCCGGCTGGGCGCCCCAGCCGCCAGGCCGCCCCCACCGCCTGGGATGAGCCCGCCCCCTTCGGGCCGGAACCCCCGATGGGCGAGGCCCCCGAGCCCCCGAGGGGCCTCAACCCCGAATCCAGCGCTCCCGGCCGGGGCGGAGCGCCGAGCAGCCCGAGCGGGAGTGCGCCGTCACCGGGGGAGCCCAGCGCCCCCGCGCCGCCGTCCGCGCCCGTCCCGCCCGCCCGCGCCGTCGGCGACGACGGGTGGGGCGAGGTCGCCATCCCCGGTGGCGCGCTCGCGGCCGCCAAGTCTGAGCCGGTGTCACCAGCCGCCGCGCCGCGGGCGGAGCCGCCCGCTTCCGCTCCGCGGCCCTCGGCCGCCCCCGTGGGCAGCGCCTGGGACGCCCCTCCGCCCGAGGCCCCCGCGGAGCCCGCCGCCGTCCCGGCCCCGGACTCCCCCTCCCTTGAGGACGACGCCCCGCTGGCCACCGTCCACCGCCTCCACGCCCTGCCCGAGATCCCGCGCCCGACGGTCAACTGGGACGGCCCCTCCTCCTTCTCCGACGGCGTGCCCATCCCCGACGAGCCCGCGGACGAGGGTGCCGCCCCCGAGGACGCGGACACCTGGACGCCCGCTCCCAGCGTCTCCGCTGCCGTTGCCGCCGCGCGTGCCGCCGCCCGCGGCCAGGCCCTGCCCGGCCAGAACCGGTCGGGGCAGGCGGGCGCCGCCGCGGGCACCAGTGCGCTGGGCGCCCCCGGAGGCGCCGGCGCGCCGGCCGTCTCCCCGGAGGACGACACCCCCAGCGAGGATGATGAGGACGCCGAGGAGGCCGGCGTCGTGGGCCTCGAGGTCGTCAAGCGGCTTCTGGGCGCCACCGTCCTGGAAGAGGTCACTGTCACTCAGGAAGGACGCTGA
- the recR gene encoding recombination mediator RecR — translation MPAVYEGAVQDLIDEFGELPGVGPKSAQRMAFHILAADSASVERLIDALRAVKARVRFCATCGNIAESEQCAICRDPRRDGRVICVVEEPKDVVAIERTREYRGLYHVLGGAIDPISGVGPDDLRVRELFARLGSGEVEEVILATDPDVVGEATAAYLTRMLRTMDVPVSRLASGLPVGSDLEYADEVTLGRAFEGRRRVE, via the coding sequence GTGCCCGCTGTCTACGAAGGCGCCGTCCAGGACCTCATCGACGAGTTCGGCGAGCTTCCCGGCGTCGGTCCCAAATCTGCCCAGCGCATGGCCTTCCACATCCTGGCCGCCGACTCGGCCTCGGTCGAGCGGCTCATCGACGCCCTGCGAGCCGTTAAGGCGCGCGTGCGATTCTGCGCCACCTGCGGCAACATCGCCGAATCCGAGCAGTGCGCGATCTGCCGCGACCCCCGCCGCGACGGCCGAGTGATCTGCGTGGTCGAGGAGCCCAAGGACGTCGTCGCCATCGAGCGCACCCGCGAGTACCGGGGCCTCTACCACGTGCTCGGCGGCGCCATCGACCCCATCAGTGGGGTGGGCCCGGATGACCTGCGCGTGCGCGAGCTCTTCGCCCGCCTGGGCTCCGGGGAGGTCGAGGAGGTCATCCTGGCCACGGATCCCGACGTCGTCGGGGAGGCCACCGCCGCCTATCTCACCCGGATGCTGCGCACCATGGACGTGCCCGTCTCCCGACTCGCTTCGGGCCTGCCCGTGGGATCCGACCTGGAGTACGCCGACGAGGTCACGCTCGGTCGCGCCTTCGAGGGCCGTCGCCGCGTCGAGTGA